A window from Temnothorax longispinosus isolate EJ_2023e chromosome 1, Tlon_JGU_v1, whole genome shotgun sequence encodes these proteins:
- the LOC139822375 gene encoding uncharacterized protein isoform X3 gives MSTSRRRNTEMSKHRIQKVGEIFAAAGVAFNKLGELTMQLHPTSDSLAGSQIRTTLKKKAFEEAGMTVRQQQILPQQAQQSTLVQQQQVVKQQSTSGNQSLMGKSAEVTLNMLNAPETEVDVEGLPEECQVKLEFEEGATEEVTG, from the exons ATGTCGACGAGTCGGAGAAGAAATACTGAGATGTCGAAACATCGAATACAAAAA GTGGGTGAGATCTTTGCTGCAGCTGGAGTAGCCTTCAACAAGCTAGGTGAGCTGACGATGCAGCTGCATCCTACATCAGATTCCCTAGCGGG CTCTCAGATACGAACGACCCTGAAGAAAAAGGCGTTTGAGGAGGCGGGGATGACGGTCAGGCAGCAACAAATTCTACCCCAGCAGGCGCAACAGTCCACCCTGGTTCAGCAACAACAGGTTGTTAAGCAGCAATCGACGTCGGGGAACCAGAGCCTCATGGGAAAATCGGCGGAGGTCACGCTCAACATGCTGAACGCGCCGGAAACGGAAGTGGACGTCGAGGGACTCCCTGAGGAGTGTCAAGTGAAACTCGAATTCGAGGAAGGCGCCACTGAAGAAGTCACTGGTTGA
- the LOC139822375 gene encoding BPTF-associated chromatin complex component 1 isoform X2 encodes MNSASKVGEIFAAAGVAFNKLGELTMQLHPTSDSLAGKWADEDIEMLRQSVRVFSEELSRISEHIKSRTVSQIRTTLKKKAFEEAGMTVRQQQILPQQAQQSTLVQQQQVVKQQSTSGNQSLMGKSAEVTLNMLNAPETEVDVEGLPEECQVKLEFEEGATEEVTG; translated from the exons ATGAATTCTGCGAGCAAG GTGGGTGAGATCTTTGCTGCAGCTGGAGTAGCCTTCAACAAGCTAGGTGAGCTGACGATGCAGCTGCATCCTACATCAGATTCCCTAGCGGG TAAATGGGCTGACGAGGATATTGAGATGCTCCGTCAGTCGGTCAGAGTCTTCAGCGAAGAACTGAGCAGAATAAGCGAGCACATCAAGAGTCGGACGGT CTCTCAGATACGAACGACCCTGAAGAAAAAGGCGTTTGAGGAGGCGGGGATGACGGTCAGGCAGCAACAAATTCTACCCCAGCAGGCGCAACAGTCCACCCTGGTTCAGCAACAACAGGTTGTTAAGCAGCAATCGACGTCGGGGAACCAGAGCCTCATGGGAAAATCGGCGGAGGTCACGCTCAACATGCTGAACGCGCCGGAAACGGAAGTGGACGTCGAGGGACTCCCTGAGGAGTGTCAAGTGAAACTCGAATTCGAGGAAGGCGCCACTGAAGAAGTCACTGGTTGA
- the Ath gene encoding ATP-dependent RNA helicase DHX33 encodes MRVHDDADPKIPKYNAMGKSSKLSMKRPSTVVFRENSAKVQKTSEDSRVGNATNSDRTNIGWRRKSLPVYILRKRLLDEIRRHSTLIIIGETGSGKTTQIPQLLLHAGIAGSSGCIGITQPRRIAAVSVARRVAQEQGAKPGKLVGYCVRFEDCTSSQTRIKYLTDGMMVREAMTDEILSDYSVVILDEAHERSVQTDVLFGVTRRAQNLRKLKNLPPLKLLIMSATMDPTKFKEYFQAPALYLEGRQHPLRIFHAVSSQQDYAFAALATAFQIHRETPPNEDILIFLTGQEEIEAAAVAARNIAKQLDEEEYPPLKVFPLYATLPTHQQLEAFKPSAPGMRKLILSTNVAETSVTIGGIRHVIDTGVVKARTHHPTTGLDVLRVEKVSQAQAWQRAGRAAREAPGKCYRVYTREEFEKMKDMPIPEIQRCSLAGVALQLLAIGVDITTFDFMDKPPKEGVDVAVSCLEKLGAVKGSPPQLTTLGRTMSLFPLDPRFTKVILASVEHRCLEEALTVIALLSGESIFMDPPTKREQAYNARSRFASPEGDHVTLLNVFRAYQNVTQKKAWCHDNFLHHRNLEYGSEVRQQLAALAERANLEKASCGTNTKQLRKAFLEGLYENLAELQRDQTYVTVYSKQPVTIHPSSTLHGTKPPLLLFTEVVATGRCYLRGLSTIDPAWLTQKNIGPGKRD; translated from the exons ATGAGGGTCCACGACGACGCGGATCCCAAGATTCCCAAGTACAACGCGATGGGGAAGTCGTCCAAGTTGTCCATGAAGCGGCCTAGCACCGTCGTGTTCCGCGAAAATTCCGCCAAGGTACAGAAAACGAGCGAGGACAGCAGAGTCGGGAACGCGACGAACAGCGATCGAACGAACATCGGCTGGCGGAGAAAATCATTGCCCGTTTATATCCTCCGTAAACG GCTGTTAGACGAGATACGCCGACACAGTACTCTCATCATAATAGGCGAGACCGGCAGCGGTAAAACCACGCAGATCCCACAACTGTTGCTCCACGCCGGAATCGCCGGGTCGTCCGGCTGCATCGGCATCACGCAACCGCGTAGGATAGCGGCGGTCAGCGTAGCGCGCCGGGTCGCCCAGGAACAAGGGGCGAAACCAGGAAAATTGGTGGGCTACTGCGTCCGTTTCGAGGATTGCACCTCGTCGCAAACAAGGATCAAATATCTGACGGATGGCATGATGGTGCGAGAAGCGATGACTGACGAGATCCTGTCGGATTACTCG GTGGTGATACTCGACGAAGCTCACGAGCGATCCGTGCAGACCGACGTTCTGTTCGGGGTGACGAGACGAGCGCAGAATTTGCGAAAGTTGAAGAATCTGCCGCCCTTGAAACTTTTGATTATGTCAGCCACGATGGACCCCACTAAGTTCAAGGAGTATTTCCAGGCACCAGCACTGTACTTGGAGGGCCGTCAGCATCCCTTGAGGATTTTTCACGCGGTGTCCTCGCAACAGGATTATGCATTCGCCGCACTAGCTACGGCGTTTCAAATTCACCGCGAGACTCCCCCAAA tgAGGATATTCTCATCTTTTTGACCGGCCAAGAAGAAATAGAGGCGGCTGCAGTGGCCGCCCGAAATATAGCTAAACAACTAGATGAAGAAGAATATCCGCCTCTGAAAGTCTTTCCCTTATACGCGACACTGCCCACTCACCAACAGTTAGAGGCCTTCAAACCTTCGGCACCGGGAATGCGGAAATTAATACTATCGACAAACGTCGCCGAGACGTCCGTCACGATTGGCG GAATTCGTCACGTGATCGATACCGGTGTCGTCAAAGCAAGGACACATCATCCAACGACGGGGTTGGACGTATTAAGGGTCGAGAAAGTCTCACAGGCACAGGCTTGGCAAAGGGCGGGTAGGGCCGCTCGCGAAGCACCGGGCAAATGTTATAGAGTTTACACACGAGAGGAATTCGAGAAGATGAAGGACATGCCGATACCAGAAATTCAAAGGTGCTCTCTCGCGGGAGTCGCTCTGCAACTACTTGCTATCGGCGTTGACATCACCACCTTCGATTTCATGGACAAACCACCCAAAGAGGGTGTAGACGTGGCTGTGAGCTGTTTAGAAAAGCTGGGCGCAGTTAAAG GATCTCCACCGCAGCTGACTACGCTCGGCCGAACGATGTCACTATTCCCGTTAGACCCTCGATTTACCAAAGTGATCCTCGCGTCGGTGGAACACAGGTGTCTGGAGGAAGCACTGACGGTTATCGCTTTATTATCGGGCGAATCGATTTTCATGGACCCACCCACGAAGAGAGAACAGGCTTACAATGCACGCTCACG ATTTGCTTCGCCTGAGGGGGATCACGTAACGTTATTGAATGTGTTCCGGGCATACCAAAACGTTACGCAGAAGAAGGCGTGGTGCCACGATAACTTCTTGCACCACCGAAATCTGGAGTATGGGTCGGAAGTGAGGCAACAGCTTGCGGCGTTGGCGGAACGTGCGAATTTGGAGAAAGCGAGCTGCGGAACGAATACGAAGCAACTCAGAAAAGCTTTCCTCGAGGGATTATACGAGAATCTCGCCGAGCTGCAGAGGGACCAGACGTATGTCACG
- the LOC139822375 gene encoding BPTF-associated chromatin complex component 1 isoform X4, with protein MQLHPTSDSLAGKWADEDIEMLRQSVRVFSEELSRISEHIKSRTVSQIRTTLKKKAFEEAGMTVRQQQILPQQAQQSTLVQQQQVVKQQSTSGNQSLMGKSAEVTLNMLNAPETEVDVEGLPEECQVKLEFEEGATEEVTG; from the exons ATGCAGCTGCATCCTACATCAGATTCCCTAGCGGG TAAATGGGCTGACGAGGATATTGAGATGCTCCGTCAGTCGGTCAGAGTCTTCAGCGAAGAACTGAGCAGAATAAGCGAGCACATCAAGAGTCGGACGGT CTCTCAGATACGAACGACCCTGAAGAAAAAGGCGTTTGAGGAGGCGGGGATGACGGTCAGGCAGCAACAAATTCTACCCCAGCAGGCGCAACAGTCCACCCTGGTTCAGCAACAACAGGTTGTTAAGCAGCAATCGACGTCGGGGAACCAGAGCCTCATGGGAAAATCGGCGGAGGTCACGCTCAACATGCTGAACGCGCCGGAAACGGAAGTGGACGTCGAGGGACTCCCTGAGGAGTGTCAAGTGAAACTCGAATTCGAGGAAGGCGCCACTGAAGAAGTCACTGGTTGA
- the LOC139822317 gene encoding lysosomal dipeptide transporter MFSD1 — MEGGLLENSAGDTLDRSEDEAALQGCCSPKKAPYRFLGLALMCLLGFGSYFCFDNPGALQDNFKTDLHMSTSTFVLLYSIYSWPNVILCFIGGFLLDSVFGIRLGTVIYMGLTLIGQIIFASGAMIDAFWLMMLGRFVFGIGAESLAVAQNSYAVLWFKGKELNMVFGLQLSFARVGSTVNFLVMEPVYNYVAQYYKGPKCIGVVLFLAAITCVMSMICACVLGLMDKRAERLLRRGEGQEPQVVSLRDVKDFKPIFWLIALICIAYYVAIFPFIALGKVFFERKYEFDPSAANTVNSLVYSISAIASPLLGYMVDRTGKNVTWVFISICVTIIAHGLLAFTYLNPYVCMVLMGLAYSMLASSLWPLIALVTPEHQLGTAYGIAQSVQNLGLAVVAIVAGIIVDKGGYLMLEMFFLGWLWISLITAGAIWVSDMATSGGYLNMTPGQRERYEAVQCTPENLEREKLLSSECTSDFSADSLMQPQSDISIRNRYLSRIGAMVPPHAITPIHRPLR, encoded by the exons atgGAGGGAGGCCTGTTGGAGAACTCGGCCGGCGACACTTTGGACCGATCCGAGGACGAGGCGGCCCTTCAAGGATGCTGCAGTCCGAAAAAGGCGCCCTACCGATTTCTAGGGCTGGCGCTCATGTGTCTGCTCGGATTCG GCTCGTATTTTTGCTTCGATAATCCGGGCGCGCTGCAGGATAATTTCAAAACTGACCTGCACATGTCAACTAGCACATTTGTCTTGCTGTATTCCATTTATTCCTGGCCGAATGTCATTCTCTGCTTCATCGGCGGATTCCTGTTGGATAGCGTCTTTGGAATTCGGCTGGGTACGGTGATATACATGGGACTCACGTTGATCGGCCAGATCATTTTTGCAAGTGGCGCTATGATCGATGCTTTTTGGCTGATGATGCTTGGTCGATTTGTCTTTGG AATCGGCGCAGAGTCGTTGGCAGTTGCGCAAAACAGTTATGCGGTCCTTTGGTTCAAAGGAAAAGAGTTAAACATGGTGTTCGGGCTGCAGTTGAGCTTCGCCCGGGTAGGATCGACCGTGAACTTCTTAGTAATGGAGCCGGTATACAACTACGTGGCTCAATATTACAAGGGCCCGAAGTGTATCGGAGTAGTTCTCTTTCTCGCAGCCATCACCTGTGTGATGTCGATGATATGCGCCTGTGTATTGGGCCTCATGGATAAACGGGCCGAGAGATTGCTCCGACGAGGCGAGGGACAGGAACCGCAGGTCGTTAGTTTAAGGGACGTCAAAGATTTCAAGCCAATCTTTTGGTTGATCGCGCTCATTTGCATTGCTTATTACGTCGCGATATTCCCTTTCATCGCTTTGGGAAA AGTATTTTTCGAGCGGAAATATGAATTTGATCCATCCGCAGCAAATACAGTAAATTCTCTGGTTTATTCGATATCGGCGATAGCTTCGCCTCTGTTAGGTTACATGGTGGATAGAACGGGTAAAAATGTAACGTGGGTGTTCATTAGTATCTGCGTGACTATCATTGCTCATGGGTTGCTCGCTTTTACCTATTTGAACCCTTACGTGTGTATGGTTCTCATGGGGCTGGCCTATTCTATGCTCGCTAGTAGCTTGTGGCCTTTGATTGCACTTGTGACGCCAGAGCATCAACTTGGAACTGCTTATGGAAT agCGCAGTCTGTACAAAACTTAGGTCTCGCTGTAGTCGCAATTGTGGCTGGTATAATTGTCGACAAAGGAGGATATTTAATGCTCGAGATGTTCTTCCTCGGTTGGCTTTGGA TTTCACTGATAACCGCCGGTGCAATCTGGGTGTCGGACATGGCAACAAGTGGCGGTTATCTCAACATGACGCCAGGACAAAGAGAACGATACGAGGCAGTTCAATGCACGCCTGAAAATTTGGagcgagaaaaattattatcgtcgGAATGCACATCGGATTTCTCGGCGGATAGTCTTATGCAGCCACAATCTGACATCAGTATACGAAATCGTTACTTGTCTCGCATTGGTGCGATG GTACCACCACATGCGATTACGCCAATTCATCGACCTTTACGATGA
- the LOC139822375 gene encoding uncharacterized protein isoform X5, whose product MNSASKVGEIFAAAGVAFNKLGELTMQLHPTSDSLAGSQIRTTLKKKAFEEAGMTVRQQQILPQQAQQSTLVQQQQVVKQQSTSGNQSLMGKSAEVTLNMLNAPETEVDVEGLPEECQVKLEFEEGATEEVTG is encoded by the exons ATGAATTCTGCGAGCAAG GTGGGTGAGATCTTTGCTGCAGCTGGAGTAGCCTTCAACAAGCTAGGTGAGCTGACGATGCAGCTGCATCCTACATCAGATTCCCTAGCGGG CTCTCAGATACGAACGACCCTGAAGAAAAAGGCGTTTGAGGAGGCGGGGATGACGGTCAGGCAGCAACAAATTCTACCCCAGCAGGCGCAACAGTCCACCCTGGTTCAGCAACAACAGGTTGTTAAGCAGCAATCGACGTCGGGGAACCAGAGCCTCATGGGAAAATCGGCGGAGGTCACGCTCAACATGCTGAACGCGCCGGAAACGGAAGTGGACGTCGAGGGACTCCCTGAGGAGTGTCAAGTGAAACTCGAATTCGAGGAAGGCGCCACTGAAGAAGTCACTGGTTGA
- the LOC139822375 gene encoding BPTF-associated chromatin complex component 1 isoform X1 — protein MSTSRRRNTEMSKHRIQKVGEIFAAAGVAFNKLGELTMQLHPTSDSLAGKWADEDIEMLRQSVRVFSEELSRISEHIKSRTVSQIRTTLKKKAFEEAGMTVRQQQILPQQAQQSTLVQQQQVVKQQSTSGNQSLMGKSAEVTLNMLNAPETEVDVEGLPEECQVKLEFEEGATEEVTG, from the exons ATGTCGACGAGTCGGAGAAGAAATACTGAGATGTCGAAACATCGAATACAAAAA GTGGGTGAGATCTTTGCTGCAGCTGGAGTAGCCTTCAACAAGCTAGGTGAGCTGACGATGCAGCTGCATCCTACATCAGATTCCCTAGCGGG TAAATGGGCTGACGAGGATATTGAGATGCTCCGTCAGTCGGTCAGAGTCTTCAGCGAAGAACTGAGCAGAATAAGCGAGCACATCAAGAGTCGGACGGT CTCTCAGATACGAACGACCCTGAAGAAAAAGGCGTTTGAGGAGGCGGGGATGACGGTCAGGCAGCAACAAATTCTACCCCAGCAGGCGCAACAGTCCACCCTGGTTCAGCAACAACAGGTTGTTAAGCAGCAATCGACGTCGGGGAACCAGAGCCTCATGGGAAAATCGGCGGAGGTCACGCTCAACATGCTGAACGCGCCGGAAACGGAAGTGGACGTCGAGGGACTCCCTGAGGAGTGTCAAGTGAAACTCGAATTCGAGGAAGGCGCCACTGAAGAAGTCACTGGTTGA
- the LOC139822344 gene encoding probable RNA methyltransferase CG11342, translated as MSESGAGESERSEEKTDPGAIRHGNFMNYYQFHPAEERVRQLPRGVWQRQRVGHPARKYTGLDVGCNAGDLTYVLRDFLEEAMSQDQPEISLIGVDLDPILIEKARERNPRPDRLTFERLDFLSEDCDETLRRYLAQLNKTRFDVVFCFSITMWIHLNHGDDGLEEFLRRACELAEMIVVEPQPWRCYRNAERRLRRAGLGDFPLLKKLKYTGNPTKHIEDILRRICDFRRVAVTAGNEWGRMLLIYERKQES; from the exons aTGAGCGAGAGCGGTGCCGGCGAAAGCGAGAGGAGCGAGGAGAAAACGGATCCGGGCGCTATCAGACACGGGAACTTCATGAATTATTACCAATTCCATCCTGCGGAAGAGCGCGTGCGGCAACTTCCGCGTGGCGTGTGGCAGCGGCAACGGGTCGGCCATCCGGCCCGGAAATACACGGGTCTAGACGTCGGCTGTAACGCCGGG GATCTCACATACGTTCTACGCGACTTCCTCGAGGAGGCCATGTCGCAAGATCAGCCCGAGATCTCCTTAATCGGCGTGGATCTCGACCCGATCCTGATCGAGAAAGCGCGCGAGCGCAATCCGCGCCCGGATCGCCTGACCTTCGAGCGTCTGGACTTTTTGTCGGAGGACTGCGACGAGACGCTGAGGCGGTATCTGGCGCAGCTCAATAAAACGCGATTCGACGTGGTGTTCTGCTTCTCGATCACCATGTGGATACACCTGAATCACGGCGACGACGGTCTCGAGGAGTTTCTGCGAAGGGCCTGCGAGCTGGCGGAAATGATCGTCGTCGAGCCGCAGCCTTGGAGATGCTACAGAAACGCTGAGAGAAGGCTGCGAAGAGCGGGATTGGGGGACTTTCCGCTGCTGAAGAAGCTGAAGTACACCGGCAATCCGACGAAGCACATAGAGGATATTCTGCGGAGGATCTGCGACTTTCGAAGAGTCGCCGTTACCGCGGGCAACGAATGGGGACGCATGCTTCTGATCTACGAAAGGAAGCAGGAATCGTAA